TCACGACCTCACCGAGTCGCTCTGCGGCGGCCGGGTCGCCGGCGTCGTTCACGAGCGTCACAACATTGGGTAACTTCGCTTTCACGGCGTCGAGCTTCTCGCCATTCGTTCCGGTAATCAGCACGCGTCCACCTTCGGCAACAATTCGCTCGGCCGTCGCTTTGCCGATACCACCAGATCCGCCCGTAATCAGAACGTTCTTGCCAGCAAAGCGTCCGGCTGGTGTGAATGTAGGCGCCATAGTTTATCTTCCTTTCGAGTTGTGGTGACAGGTTAAACAGAGACCGATCGGTCTATGTCAAGGACCTCCATGTTCCCAACGCCTAGGACATTGCCTTTGTCATCATGGCTCACCTGACCAGCGAGATAGATAGTGTCCCCAACCTTCACCGCCTGGGAGTAACCGTACTCATTCTCCCAGGGCATACCAAGGCTCTTTGCCTCCTTTCTGATTGT
Above is a genomic segment from Candidatus Methylomirabilota bacterium containing:
- a CDS encoding SDR family NAD(P)-dependent oxidoreductase → MAPTFTPAGRFAGKNVLITGGSGGIGKATAERIVAEGGRVLITGTNGEKLDAVKAKLPNVVTLVNDAGDPAAAERLGEVV